A single window of Mycolicibacterium madagascariense DNA harbors:
- a CDS encoding amidohydrolase family protein, which translates to MYRKDGNSYFIVDAHVALWDARPENQRNIHGKQFIDCFYDYHRNLSPESEVWGYDEYLYQGGQRLMADLFTNGYVDHAIFQPAHLGEFYYKGFGQTDEAFELASQHPDKLTYNHHFDPRNGEAGLDQFREDVAKYGLKGVKLYTAEWHGESRGWRMDDPWAYRYFEACRELGVTNIHVHKGPTIRPLDRDAFDVADIDHVASDFTDLNFVVEHCGLPRLEDFCWIATQEPNVHAGLAVAMPFIHTRPKYFGQIIGELLYWIGEDRIQFSSDYAIWTPRWLIEAFVDFEMPAELSEYAPLTTDQKKKILGLNAAKMYDIPVPAELRLADADETATGPRGADDLVEA; encoded by the coding sequence ATGTATCGCAAGGACGGCAACAGCTACTTCATCGTCGACGCCCACGTCGCGCTGTGGGACGCCAGGCCCGAGAACCAGCGCAACATCCACGGCAAGCAGTTCATCGATTGCTTCTACGACTACCACCGCAACCTCTCCCCCGAGTCCGAGGTGTGGGGTTACGACGAGTACCTCTACCAGGGCGGTCAGCGGCTGATGGCGGACCTCTTCACCAACGGGTACGTCGACCACGCGATCTTCCAGCCCGCGCACCTCGGCGAGTTCTACTACAAGGGGTTCGGGCAGACCGACGAGGCCTTCGAGCTCGCCTCCCAGCACCCCGACAAGCTGACCTACAACCACCACTTCGACCCGCGCAACGGCGAAGCCGGACTGGACCAGTTCCGCGAGGACGTGGCGAAGTACGGCCTCAAGGGCGTCAAGCTGTACACCGCCGAGTGGCACGGCGAGTCACGCGGCTGGCGGATGGACGACCCGTGGGCCTACCGCTACTTCGAGGCCTGTCGCGAGCTCGGCGTCACGAACATCCACGTGCACAAGGGCCCGACCATCCGTCCGCTGGACCGCGATGCCTTCGACGTCGCCGACATCGACCACGTCGCGTCGGACTTCACGGACCTGAACTTCGTCGTCGAGCACTGCGGCCTGCCGCGGCTGGAGGACTTCTGCTGGATCGCCACCCAGGAGCCGAACGTCCACGCCGGCCTCGCGGTCGCGATGCCGTTCATCCACACCAGGCCCAAGTACTTCGGGCAGATCATCGGCGAGCTGCTCTACTGGATTGGCGAGGACCGCATCCAGTTCTCGTCGGACTACGCGATCTGGACGCCGCGGTGGCTGATCGAGGCGTTCGTCGACTTCGAGATGCCCGCCGAGCTGTCCGAATACGCGCCGCTGACGACTGATCAGAAGAAGAAGATCCTCGGGCTCAACGCCGCCAAGATGTACGACATCCCGGTGCCCGCCGAGCTTCGGCTCGCCGACGCCGACGAGACCGCCACCGGTCCACGGGGCGCCGACGACCTCGTCGAGGCCTGA
- a CDS encoding iron-sulfur cluster assembly protein: MRRELVVKALDAVIDPELDEPITDLGFVHSVMVTPSGNVRVHLRLPTSFCAPNFAYLMASDAKDVLLALDWTRHVVVELDDHHDSDIINTGLAADAGYRGTFGHEAEDGLDELRVTFRRKAHTAAMERCLTALLRTEPQRPVSGLGAVRLGELPDDDATASLLRRRAAIGLSCAPDDLVMVDHHGDGYAPDVVPMALRRARSTRISIDGNAHFCRGLLRTRYEDGGSETINEPAAFIPVSALTR, from the coding sequence GTGCGCCGCGAACTCGTCGTGAAGGCTCTCGACGCCGTCATCGACCCCGAGCTGGACGAGCCCATCACCGATCTCGGCTTCGTCCATTCGGTGATGGTGACGCCGAGCGGAAACGTGCGGGTCCATCTGCGACTGCCCACGTCGTTCTGCGCGCCGAACTTCGCCTACCTGATGGCGTCGGATGCGAAAGACGTTCTGCTGGCGCTGGATTGGACGCGGCACGTGGTCGTGGAGCTCGACGACCACCACGACTCCGACATCATCAACACGGGGCTGGCCGCCGATGCCGGCTACCGGGGCACGTTCGGCCACGAGGCGGAGGACGGCCTCGACGAACTGCGCGTGACGTTTCGGCGCAAGGCGCACACCGCGGCCATGGAGCGCTGCCTCACGGCGCTGCTGCGCACCGAACCGCAGCGACCGGTCTCCGGACTCGGCGCGGTCCGCTTGGGGGAGTTGCCCGACGACGACGCCACCGCCTCGCTGCTGCGGCGACGGGCCGCCATCGGGTTGTCCTGCGCACCAGACGATCTGGTGATGGTCGATCATCACGGCGACGGTTACGCACCCGACGTGGTACCGATGGCGCTGCGCCGGGCGAGGTCCACCAGGATCTCCATCGACGGCAACGCCCACTTCTGCCGGGGGCTGCTGCGCACCCGCTACGAAGACGGCGGAAGCGAGACGATCAACGAGCCGGCGGCCTTCATTCCAGTGTCCGCCCTCACCCGCTAA
- a CDS encoding NAD(P)-dependent alcohol dehydrogenase, which translates to MRAVQVVGYHQNLELADVEKPTPTGPFDVVVKIGGAGVCRTDLHILEGQWAEKSQVQLPYTIGHENAGWVEAIGSAVTNVAEGDKVIVHPLITCGLCRACRSGDDVHCEANAFPGIDTNGGYADYLKTSARSVVKIDDALEPSDVAALADAGLTAYHAAAKAAKRLTPRDRCVIIGAGGLGHIGIQVLKALTPAELIVVDRNPEALKLAEAIGADRGVVADGTHVDQVLDLTDGHGAEAVVDFVGEGGATREGVAMLRGAGDYYVVGYGENIDVPTIDIVSSEINFIGNLVGSYNDLCDLMALAARGSVNLHTQKYELTDFQSAISDLDNGNVRGRAILIP; encoded by the coding sequence ATGCGAGCCGTCCAAGTGGTCGGCTACCACCAGAATCTCGAGCTGGCCGACGTCGAGAAGCCAACGCCGACGGGTCCGTTCGACGTCGTCGTCAAGATCGGCGGGGCCGGTGTCTGCCGGACCGACCTCCACATCCTCGAGGGCCAGTGGGCCGAGAAGTCACAGGTCCAACTCCCGTACACGATCGGGCACGAGAACGCGGGCTGGGTCGAGGCCATCGGCTCGGCGGTCACCAACGTCGCCGAGGGCGACAAGGTCATCGTGCATCCGTTGATCACCTGCGGCCTGTGCCGGGCCTGCCGGTCCGGTGACGACGTCCACTGCGAGGCGAACGCCTTCCCCGGCATCGACACCAACGGCGGGTACGCCGACTATCTCAAGACCTCGGCGCGCAGCGTCGTGAAGATCGACGATGCGCTGGAGCCGTCCGACGTCGCCGCCCTCGCCGACGCCGGCCTGACCGCGTATCACGCCGCCGCCAAGGCCGCCAAGCGCCTCACCCCGCGCGACCGCTGCGTCATCATCGGCGCAGGGGGCTTGGGCCACATCGGGATTCAGGTGCTCAAGGCGCTGACGCCCGCGGAGCTGATCGTCGTCGACCGCAACCCCGAGGCGCTCAAGCTCGCCGAGGCGATCGGCGCCGACCGTGGCGTGGTCGCCGACGGGACGCACGTGGATCAGGTGCTTGACCTCACCGACGGGCACGGGGCGGAGGCCGTCGTGGACTTCGTCGGCGAGGGCGGTGCAACCCGCGAGGGCGTCGCGATGCTGCGCGGGGCGGGCGACTACTACGTCGTCGGCTACGGCGAGAACATCGACGTGCCGACCATAGACATCGTCTCCAGCGAGATCAACTTCATCGGCAACCTGGTGGGCTCCTACAACGACCTGTGCGACCTGATGGCACTCGCCGCCAGGGGTTCGGTGAACCTGCACACGCAGAAGTACGAACTCACCGATTTTCAGTCCGCCATCAGCGATCTCGACAACGGCAACGTCCGCGGTCGCGCCATCCTCATCCCGTAA
- a CDS encoding putative quinol monooxygenase, giving the protein MIFIVVKWTPKPEHVEDFPNLVADFTKATRAEAGNLFFEWSRSLENPAEYVLVEGFRDGDAGGEHVNSEHFKAFTAAAPSFLASTPEIISQAIDADGWGEMGEITV; this is encoded by the coding sequence GTGATATTCATCGTCGTGAAGTGGACGCCCAAGCCCGAGCACGTCGAGGACTTCCCGAACCTCGTCGCCGACTTCACCAAGGCCACCCGCGCCGAGGCGGGAAACCTCTTCTTCGAATGGTCGCGCAGCCTGGAGAATCCCGCGGAATACGTTCTGGTCGAGGGTTTTCGGGACGGCGACGCCGGTGGCGAACACGTCAACAGCGAGCACTTCAAGGCGTTCACCGCCGCGGCGCCCAGCTTCTTGGCTTCGACCCCCGAGATCATCAGCCAGGCGATCGACGCCGACGGCTGGGGTGAGATGGGCGAGATCACGGTCTAG
- a CDS encoding SDR family oxidoreductase, giving the protein MTERLDGRTVLVTGANGGLGEEFVRQALDRGASKVYAAARSPRTWGDDRVVSLALDITDAASVDAAAKTASDVDLLVNNAGIAPEGDASVVAWDDDLASRIFETNFFGTLRVTRSFAPVLAANGGGALLNVLSLAAWLPLPTIYAASKAAAWSATNATRGELAAQQTSVTGLIVGMVDTPMSARWDVPKVSAASVVAQGLDGVISGAFEVYADDDSRDVKSRLAASSEELNAYLAERLEGFVPG; this is encoded by the coding sequence ATGACGGAACGACTCGACGGCAGAACGGTGCTCGTCACTGGCGCGAATGGTGGACTCGGAGAGGAATTCGTGCGACAGGCCCTCGATCGCGGTGCCAGCAAGGTGTACGCGGCAGCCCGGTCCCCCCGGACGTGGGGCGACGATCGCGTCGTGTCACTCGCGCTCGACATCACCGACGCCGCGTCCGTCGACGCGGCAGCGAAGACGGCGTCGGACGTCGACCTTCTGGTCAACAACGCCGGCATCGCTCCCGAGGGGGACGCGTCGGTCGTGGCCTGGGACGACGACCTCGCCAGTCGGATCTTCGAGACCAACTTCTTCGGGACGCTACGCGTGACGAGATCCTTCGCGCCCGTGCTGGCCGCCAACGGCGGCGGCGCCCTCCTCAACGTGCTCTCGCTCGCTGCGTGGCTGCCGCTGCCGACGATCTATGCCGCGTCGAAGGCCGCCGCCTGGTCGGCCACCAATGCCACCCGGGGCGAGCTGGCTGCACAGCAGACCAGTGTCACGGGCCTGATCGTCGGCATGGTGGACACGCCGATGTCGGCGCGTTGGGACGTGCCGAAGGTCAGCGCGGCGAGCGTCGTCGCGCAGGGTCTCGACGGCGTCATCAGTGGTGCGTTCGAGGTGTACGCCGACGACGACTCGCGAGACGTCAAGTCGCGCCTGGCCGCGAGCTCGGAGGAGCTGAACGCCTACCTCGCCGAGCGGCTCGAGGGCTTCGTGCCCGGCTAG
- a CDS encoding TetR/AcrR family transcriptional regulator, with amino-acid sequence MSTPRARPLRADARRNRDAILNAAREMFDTEGIFVPIDCIATAAGVGNATLYRNFPTRNDLLAAVIDDSVGDLLAAADALARDLSPADALREWLRQLAWQLRIWNDLPTCIATAVDDDASPVQDVSARLIARTGDFLHRASAAGSASQSVSAHELFELVVALSWAIDRFGDDQEHARHRVELATAGVFAPR; translated from the coding sequence GTGAGCACACCGCGGGCACGCCCCCTGCGTGCCGACGCCCGTCGCAACCGCGACGCGATCCTCAACGCCGCCCGGGAGATGTTCGACACCGAGGGCATCTTCGTGCCGATCGATTGCATCGCCACCGCAGCAGGCGTGGGCAACGCCACCCTGTACCGCAACTTCCCCACCAGGAACGACCTGCTCGCCGCCGTCATCGACGACAGCGTCGGCGACCTGCTCGCCGCTGCCGACGCGCTCGCGCGCGACCTGTCCCCGGCCGACGCATTGCGCGAGTGGCTTCGTCAGCTGGCCTGGCAACTGCGCATCTGGAACGACCTGCCGACCTGCATCGCGACCGCCGTCGACGACGACGCCTCCCCGGTGCAGGACGTCTCCGCCCGGCTCATCGCCCGCACCGGGGACTTCCTCCACCGGGCCAGCGCCGCCGGATCGGCCTCGCAGTCGGTGTCGGCCCACGAGCTGTTCGAGCTCGTCGTCGCCCTCTCCTGGGCGATCGACCGCTTCGGCGACGACCAGGAGCACGCCCGCCACCGGGTCGAACTGGCCACCGCCGGGGTCTTCGCGCCGAGGTAG
- a CDS encoding DUF732 domain-containing protein, translated as MRQIWMAIVVACWAVALPLAGPARADTGDQQYLDLLKSMGLSCDQNVFSCPDGDATLISFGRQICRQLHGGNSARSLSTMIVRSQPTVQTDQAVKLVAAAKTAYCPED; from the coding sequence GTGCGGCAGATCTGGATGGCAATCGTGGTGGCCTGTTGGGCGGTGGCGTTACCTCTCGCCGGCCCGGCGCGCGCCGACACCGGCGACCAGCAGTATCTCGACCTGCTCAAGTCCATGGGGCTGAGCTGCGACCAGAACGTCTTCAGCTGCCCCGACGGCGATGCCACGTTGATCTCGTTCGGTCGCCAGATCTGTCGGCAGCTCCACGGCGGCAACTCCGCGAGGTCGCTCAGCACGATGATCGTCCGCAGCCAGCCGACCGTGCAGACCGATCAGGCGGTCAAGCTCGTCGCCGCCGCGAAGACCGCCTACTGCCCCGAGGATTAG
- a CDS encoding alpha/beta hydrolase produces the protein MTMSKLADVFARRRITPLGVALACSDVAAAMPVVGRRLEPLGTAVVAGAWLRRNAPGTAAWLNGAATQIRGHTRIPPEDGELQALSDMALLGLSDEPATSWPAPDRLAPYLRARGLRSRYLHRSSVHYGDAPEQVLDVWRRRDLDGPAPVLVFVPGGGWLHGGRQLQGYSLMSHLAEQGWVCVSVQYRVAPRHRWPRHIRDVRAAVAWTRAHIGDFGGDPSFVALAGCSAGGHLASLVGLAPQDEYFNAELPAGADPSVNAVVSLYGRYDWTDRSTRDGEEFVRFLEQFVVRKSSSRHPDVFDAASPIKRVHADAPPFLVVHGATDRVIPVREAHAFVHELREVSSAPVHYLEIPAAGHGFDLTDRWSTQAALEATSTFLRGVRRRQAGRVPQVVG, from the coding sequence ATGACAATGTCGAAGCTGGCCGACGTCTTCGCCAGGCGGCGCATCACTCCGCTGGGAGTCGCGCTCGCGTGTAGCGACGTGGCGGCCGCGATGCCGGTCGTCGGCCGCCGACTGGAACCGCTCGGGACCGCGGTGGTGGCGGGGGCGTGGCTGCGGCGCAATGCGCCCGGCACGGCGGCCTGGCTCAACGGTGCCGCCACGCAAATCCGTGGCCACACCAGGATTCCGCCGGAAGATGGTGAGCTGCAAGCGCTTTCGGACATGGCACTGCTGGGTTTGAGTGACGAGCCGGCGACGTCGTGGCCGGCGCCCGACCGGCTCGCCCCCTACCTCAGGGCCCGCGGATTGCGCAGCCGGTACCTACACCGCAGCTCGGTGCACTACGGCGACGCGCCCGAGCAGGTGCTCGACGTCTGGCGGCGCCGGGACCTCGACGGGCCTGCCCCCGTCCTGGTCTTCGTCCCCGGCGGTGGATGGCTGCACGGCGGACGCCAGCTGCAGGGCTACAGCCTGATGTCGCACCTGGCCGAACAGGGCTGGGTCTGCGTATCGGTGCAGTACCGGGTGGCGCCGCGGCATCGCTGGCCACGCCACATTCGCGACGTGCGCGCCGCCGTCGCGTGGACGCGCGCTCACATCGGCGACTTCGGCGGTGACCCCTCGTTCGTGGCGCTTGCCGGCTGCTCGGCGGGTGGCCACCTGGCGTCGCTGGTGGGGCTGGCTCCCCAGGACGAGTACTTCAACGCCGAACTGCCCGCCGGCGCGGATCCGTCGGTGAACGCCGTTGTCAGCCTCTACGGCCGCTACGACTGGACCGATCGCAGCACGCGCGACGGCGAGGAGTTCGTGCGCTTCCTCGAGCAGTTCGTCGTGCGCAAGAGCTCGAGCCGCCACCCCGACGTGTTCGACGCCGCCTCGCCCATCAAGCGGGTCCACGCCGACGCGCCGCCGTTCCTCGTCGTGCACGGCGCGACCGACCGGGTGATCCCGGTGCGGGAGGCCCATGCCTTCGTCCACGAGTTGCGCGAGGTGTCCTCGGCGCCGGTCCACTACCTCGAGATCCCCGCGGCGGGGCACGGCTTCGACCTCACCGACCGGTGGAGTACGCAGGCCGCCCTCGAGGCGACCAGCACGTTCTTGCGCGGGGTCCGGCGTCGGCAGGCCGGTCGGGTGCCCCAGGTGGTCGGCTGA
- a CDS encoding lysophospholipid acyltransferase family protein codes for MADDEETAKWDPVFTRQFKNLVGPLVQKYFRAEVNGLSALPSSGGALVVSNHSGGVLTPDVLIFAPAFYDAFGYDRPLYILAHYGVLMGPLGAVFSRAGGIEASRENAAKALHSGGVVLVFPGGDYDAFRPTRTANTIDFQGRTGYVRTALATDVPIVPVVSIGGQEAQLFLARGDRVAKRLGLHRIRLKALPLTFGVPFGLTTVLPPNLPLPTKIVMEVQQPIDVRARFGDDPDVDEVDAYVRGVMQAALDRLASKRRFPVLG; via the coding sequence ATGGCCGACGACGAGGAAACCGCCAAGTGGGATCCGGTCTTCACCAGGCAGTTCAAGAACCTCGTCGGGCCCCTGGTCCAGAAGTACTTCCGCGCGGAGGTCAACGGTCTTTCGGCGCTGCCGAGCAGCGGTGGGGCGCTGGTGGTGTCCAATCACTCCGGCGGTGTGCTCACCCCCGACGTGCTGATCTTCGCGCCCGCCTTCTACGACGCCTTCGGGTATGACCGTCCGCTGTACATCCTGGCCCACTACGGGGTGCTGATGGGACCGCTCGGAGCGGTGTTCTCCCGCGCCGGAGGCATCGAGGCGTCCCGGGAGAACGCGGCGAAGGCACTGCATTCCGGGGGCGTGGTGCTGGTCTTCCCCGGCGGGGACTACGACGCGTTCCGACCGACCAGGACGGCCAACACCATCGACTTCCAGGGCAGGACGGGCTACGTCCGCACCGCCCTGGCGACCGACGTGCCCATCGTGCCCGTGGTGTCGATCGGCGGCCAGGAGGCTCAACTGTTCCTCGCCCGCGGCGATCGAGTGGCCAAGCGCCTCGGCCTGCATCGGATCCGGCTCAAGGCGCTCCCGCTGACCTTCGGGGTGCCGTTCGGGCTGACCACGGTGCTGCCGCCCAACCTGCCGCTGCCCACCAAGATCGTCATGGAGGTCCAGCAGCCCATCGACGTGCGGGCCCGGTTCGGCGACGATCCCGACGTCGACGAGGTCGACGCGTACGTGCGGGGGGTCATGCAGGCCGCCTTGGACCGACTTGCCAGCAAGCGCCGGTTCCCCGTCCTCGGGTAG
- a CDS encoding undecaprenyl-diphosphate phosphatase — translation MAGADPPPPTPHGRSSLVSSLSYLEATVVGAFQGVTELFPVSSLGHSVLVPALIGGRWARDLNVSAPESPYLAFIVGLHVATAAALLLFFWRDWVLVLTGLYTSVRYRRIQTTGERLAWLLIVGTIPVAIAGLALEHTFRTTLGRPIPAAAFLVVNGVLLYAGERLRRRVDAGPDRRSAGANPMMAGGEAAAARRRAETTTATQDSGIDERLAQTPLGRGALIGAAQALALLPGISRSGVTMTAGLLRGLTHDEAARFSFLLATPVILAAGVLKLPDLFGPLGAGIGGPVLAGSVASFVSAYFAVRFLTKYFHTRTLTPFAVYCVLAGIASLLWLTLR, via the coding sequence ATGGCTGGCGCGGACCCGCCGCCACCGACCCCACATGGGAGGAGCTCCCTGGTGAGCAGTCTGAGCTATCTCGAAGCGACCGTCGTCGGCGCGTTCCAAGGCGTCACCGAGCTGTTCCCCGTCAGCAGTCTCGGCCACTCGGTCCTGGTGCCGGCGCTGATCGGGGGTCGCTGGGCGCGAGATCTGAACGTCTCGGCGCCCGAGTCGCCGTATCTAGCCTTCATCGTCGGCCTGCACGTCGCGACCGCTGCGGCCCTGCTGCTGTTCTTCTGGCGGGACTGGGTGCTGGTCCTAACGGGTCTCTACACGTCCGTGCGCTACCGCAGGATCCAGACCACCGGCGAACGTCTGGCCTGGCTGCTCATCGTCGGCACCATCCCGGTCGCGATCGCCGGGCTCGCGTTGGAGCACACGTTCCGCACGACGCTGGGCAGGCCGATTCCGGCGGCTGCCTTCCTCGTCGTCAACGGGGTGCTGCTGTATGCGGGCGAGCGGCTGCGCCGCCGCGTCGACGCCGGGCCCGACCGTCGATCGGCCGGTGCGAACCCGATGATGGCCGGCGGCGAGGCGGCGGCCGCTCGACGCCGCGCAGAGACCACGACCGCGACCCAGGACAGCGGCATCGACGAGCGGCTCGCCCAGACCCCGCTGGGCCGGGGTGCGCTGATCGGGGCGGCCCAGGCGCTGGCGCTGCTGCCGGGGATCAGCCGGTCCGGGGTGACGATGACCGCCGGGCTGCTGCGTGGCCTGACGCACGACGAGGCCGCCCGGTTCTCGTTCCTGCTGGCCACGCCGGTGATCCTGGCGGCGGGGGTGCTCAAGCTGCCCGACCTGTTCGGCCCGCTGGGCGCGGGCATCGGGGGTCCGGTGCTGGCGGGCAGCGTCGCGTCCTTCGTCAGCGCCTACTTCGCGGTCCGGTTCCTGACGAAGTACTTCCACACCAGGACCCTGACGCCGTTCGCGGTGTACTGCGTGCTGGCCGGGATCGCCAGCCTGCTGTGGCTGACGTTGCGCTGA
- a CDS encoding LCP family protein, whose product MSGRPRRHSMPPGPRRVLVSRIVRGALAVATAVVVAATGAGWWTLHGLFNGITVSQALGADAPRSTGSAINILLIGLDSRKDQNGNDLPQEMLDQLHAGDSTSGGYNTNTLILVHLAADGNVEAFSIPRDDYVSVAGIVPGYHHIKIKEAYGLTKADEEQKLADEGVTDQAVLEKQGREAGRKATLAVVRSLTGVPIDYFAEVNLAGFYDVAETLGGVEVCLNHAVHDDYSGADLPAGHQTLDAQQALAFVRQRHGLDNGDLDRTHRQQAFLISVIHQLQDSGSFSDMGKLDALMGVARKDIVLSAGWDQSLFRRIGELAGGQVRYQTLPVVRYDTVDGQDVNIIDPAAIRSLVARTFSDTGSTDASTPTVTPALPPSEVTVDVVNAAGVTGLATETSNMLSRNGYRQGELDATRTGETVTGVAYGPGADASAHAIATTLGIIAAPQPRRDLAPGHVRVVLGDGYELPADATSLATAPSGGESLGIDVEGSTDPAPDQGVPISGGGIPCVN is encoded by the coding sequence ATGAGTGGACGGCCTCGTCGCCACTCGATGCCGCCGGGGCCCCGCCGCGTACTGGTGTCGCGGATCGTCCGCGGTGCGCTCGCCGTCGCGACGGCCGTCGTCGTCGCGGCCACCGGCGCTGGCTGGTGGACTCTGCACGGGTTGTTCAACGGCATCACGGTGAGTCAGGCGCTGGGCGCCGACGCGCCGCGTTCGACGGGCAGCGCGATCAACATCCTGCTCATCGGCCTGGACTCCCGCAAGGACCAGAACGGCAACGACCTCCCCCAGGAGATGCTCGACCAGTTGCACGCCGGGGACTCCACGTCCGGTGGCTACAACACCAACACGCTCATCCTCGTGCACCTCGCCGCGGACGGGAACGTCGAGGCCTTCTCCATACCCCGGGACGACTACGTCAGCGTCGCCGGCATCGTGCCGGGCTACCACCACATCAAGATCAAGGAAGCGTACGGGCTCACCAAGGCCGACGAGGAGCAGAAGCTCGCCGACGAGGGCGTCACCGATCAGGCGGTGCTGGAGAAGCAGGGTCGCGAGGCCGGCCGCAAGGCGACGCTGGCCGTCGTGCGATCCCTCACCGGAGTCCCCATCGACTACTTCGCCGAGGTCAATCTCGCCGGGTTCTACGACGTCGCCGAGACCCTGGGCGGCGTCGAGGTCTGCCTGAATCATGCCGTCCACGACGACTATTCGGGTGCCGACCTGCCCGCGGGCCACCAGACGCTCGATGCGCAGCAGGCGCTCGCCTTCGTCCGCCAGCGCCACGGTCTCGACAACGGCGACCTCGACCGCACCCACCGCCAGCAGGCCTTCCTGATCTCGGTGATCCATCAGCTGCAGGACTCCGGCTCGTTCAGCGACATGGGCAAGCTCGACGCGCTGATGGGTGTCGCGCGCAAGGACATCGTGTTGTCGGCCGGCTGGGACCAGAGCCTGTTCCGTCGGATCGGCGAACTGGCGGGCGGACAGGTCCGCTATCAGACCCTCCCGGTGGTGCGGTATGACACCGTCGATGGCCAGGACGTCAACATCATCGACCCCGCGGCGATCCGGTCGCTGGTGGCCAGGACGTTCTCCGACACCGGATCGACCGACGCCTCGACCCCGACGGTGACGCCTGCTCTGCCACCCTCGGAGGTCACCGTCGACGTCGTGAACGCAGCGGGCGTCACCGGGCTCGCGACGGAGACGTCGAACATGTTGAGCCGCAACGGCTATCGCCAGGGCGAGCTCGATGCGACGCGCACCGGGGAGACGGTGACCGGGGTGGCATATGGGCCGGGGGCGGACGCGTCCGCGCACGCCATCGCCACGACGCTCGGCATCATCGCCGCGCCGCAGCCGCGCCGCGATCTGGCCCCCGGTCACGTCCGCGTCGTGCTCGGCGACGGTTACGAACTGCCCGCCGACGCCACCAGCCTCGCGACGGCACCGTCCGGCGGCGAGTCACTGGGCATCGACGTGGAGGGTTCCACCGATCCCGCTCCCGATCAGGGCGTGCCGATCAGCGGTGGCGGCATCCCCTGCGTCAACTAG